TACTGCCGGCCATGGACCTGTTGAATGAAAGGGGTGTCGGCATAGACGACGCCGTCATCTTTCAGCACGCGATAAATCTCGTTGACGCAACGAAGCGGATCAACGACATGTTCGAGCACGGCCTGGACGATGACCGCATCGAACGAGCCATCATGAAATGGCAAGTCGTGGGCATCGCAGATGATTTGGGTTTGCGGTCCCCAAGAAACGTCGGTCTCGACCCATTCAATATTGGCATCGTGAAGCGCGTCCCCGAGTCCAGCACCGATCACACCCCCGCCCACCACCAAAACGCGGGCTTTGCCTGGTCGGTTTTTGAGTAGATCGAGCAGCTTCCGGGCATTCTTCTCCGCGTTGACGTTCAGCGACACATCCGGAATGTTGTGGCTGATCCATTCCCGCCATTTGGGGATCGAACGGAAGAAGGTGTCTTCTTTTCGCAAGAATTGCTGGGTATCGAAGATACTATTGTCTTCGCGGACCAGGATCGGAACACCCTCGGTTGTCGGGAACTGCGTATGGCAATCTTCTCCCGTGCAAACTGCTGTTTCGCCACGTAACTCCATATCGCTATGGCATTTAGGGCAAGCAATAATCTGCCAATCGAGGGTAGCGGCCATTTTCGGCAAGTCCTTGGGCGACGGGGGCGATGAAGATCTAGAGATCGCCACAAGGATAGGTCGCAATTAATGGTCAGGCGGCCATTTTCGCCTAGTCGAGATCGAACTCCTCGCCGTTTTCGGTACGGAGAATCGCGCCACTGAAGCCTTTGGTGCCTCGTTGGCGTTCGATGATCATTTCGCCACTTCCCTTCGGACCGGAGATGTCGAACAGAAGAACGTCATCATTACCGTACTCTTCACGAGCTTGCTGGCTCTTGGTGAAGTTCATGCTGAAGCCTTCGATTTCGCCGATGTGTTCCTGAATCGCTGGGTTGTCCCCATATTTGGAA
The nucleotide sequence above comes from Bremerella sp. JC817. Encoded proteins:
- a CDS encoding class I SAM-dependent methyltransferase, which produces MAATLDWQIIACPKCHSDMELRGETAVCTGEDCHTQFPTTEGVPILVREDNSIFDTQQFLRKEDTFFRSIPKWREWISHNIPDVSLNVNAEKNARKLLDLLKNRPGKARVLVVGGGVIGAGLGDALHDANIEWVETDVSWGPQTQIICDAHDLPFHDGSFDAVIVQAVLEHVVDPLRCVNEIYRVLKDDGVVYADTPFIQQVHGRQYDFTRFTRLGHRRLFRHFEEIDSGISCGPGVALAWSLRYFLLSFFSSQRMRGIVSFGSRISFFWLKYFDYYLARKKQALDAASAFFFLGRKSPIILSDRELLSDYQGGF